The Thalassophryne amazonica chromosome 8, fThaAma1.1, whole genome shotgun sequence genome includes a window with the following:
- the LOC117515877 gene encoding leptin-like, which produces MFSCSLQFPADLTIGPMDDNLDGLYSIMMVLQTYESLLSDNIDKVSQVKTEISSLTRYIDHWRVQPGLCRGEQPSKANLPGHLEILQSQKEFTITVSMEALKGVKEYLNNLLNNLDRLQIC; this is translated from the coding sequence ATGTTCTCTTGTTCCCTGCAGTTCCCTGCTGACCTGACCATTGGTCCAATGGATGATAATCTGGACGGCCTTTACTCCATAATGATGGTCCTGCAGACTTACGAGAGCCTGCTCTCTGATAATATTGATAAAGTCTCACAGGTGAAAACTGAGATCTCGTCGTTGACCCGCTACATTGACCACTGGAGGGTGCAGCCGGGGCTGTGCAGAGGTGAGCAGCCGTCCAAGGCCAACTTGCCGGGCCACCTTGAAATCCTACAGAGTCAGAAGGAGTTCACCATCACTGTGAGCATGGAGGCTCTTAAGGGAGTCAAAGAATACCTCAACAACCTACTGAACAATCTGGATCGTCTCCAGATTTGCTGA